GGCAATAGCCGCCTGAATAGCAGGCTGATCAGATACATCATCATTGGGAATGGCACCATACGTCGTAACGTCAAAAACGGGATGCGCGACATCGGGAACGGGCTTATTGAAATAGTGATATCCCGAATAAGAAAAATCGGGTAAAATGGGTTCTGTCCCATACTCTTTCGCTTTCACAAACTGTTGATAGGTCGCCGCATTCTGAAAAAATTCCGCTGTTCTGCCAAAGTCGCTGGCAAAGAGCAAAAAATCGCCAAACCCAATCTCGCCATCGCCATTCAAATCGTATTTTGCATCATACCTCTCCTGACCTTCCCGAGTACCAAACGCGCTTACAAACAGCAAAAAATCGGTAAAATCGACCACACCACTCTCGTCAAAGTCCGGTGAAGGCACCGCAGACACCGGTTGGATCAACAGCGCGATGAGTATGATCGTAAACATTTGGGTTACACGCCTGTGCAATAACATATTAAATTCCTTCTATCAATCCTCTAACCACTCGATACAAAGCAACAGTGAGGGATAAGCCCCTTGCTACTCAATGAGACTTTTGCTATAATTCTACAAATGAATTGAAGAAAGGGCAAATAATTGGCACTGACATTTGAATGGGATGAAATGGGCACAGACACAGAATACGATTTTTCGGGTGGTGTTCGTGGAAAACACTATCAAGCGTATCGTCAGGGACATTCAGTAAAAATAGAAAAACGGGATGGATCAACAGAAGTCCACTATTTTACGCCCGCAGAAGGTTCTATCATGCTCGACCCGGATGTAAAACAACATTTTCCCAATTCTGAATCTGTGAATAAAGCTCTCCGATCATTGATTGCATCTACTTGAGAATATATTTGGTCGGTAGCGCTGAGACCTGTGCCTAACAAGATAAAGGGTCACTATAAATTGTAGTGACCCTTTTTGTATCCGGCCCTCACTCCATCCGCAGGAGAGAGATTGAGGGAAAGCCTGAAAGTTTAATCACTCAAGGCCTTAACAGAAGCCTGATTCTTTTTTGCCGCACGGTACGTTGGGAATACCTGCGGATAACGTTCGCCGGAAGCCGTCTGGCAGGCATCTCCATGGATGAAGGCAATGCTGAAGGCGCGACGGGGCCGATTTGTGGTATTCACAAGAGAAGAATGCAGCAGTTTGGTTTTGAAGAGAATGACTTCGCCTTTATCCATTTCCATGTAAGCCCGTTTTTCTTCTGGGGCATACTTTTGAATGTCATCTTCTCGATCAACCGTATGAATGGGACATTCCTTGTGTGAATAAGGAATCACAGTCAGGCAGCCGTTTTCCCGTGTCTGCGGATCGAGGGCGGTATAGATTGTGATTTCTTCGGGAATACTCAGGTTCCAACTGCGCCCATCCTGATGCCAGACAAGGGGTACGCCGCCTTCGGCCGGTTTATTAAAAAACATGGACCTGAACACGCCGACTTTCTCACCTATTTTTTTTCGCGTGATATGCCTGAAAAGAGGATGTTGGATGTATTTTAGAAACAAAGGGTCCATCTCCAGTTCCTGAATCTTCCGATACTTCAGGGAACTGCCCTTGTGCCTGGCAGTAAAACCGGTCATACCCTCTGCCCCTGAGGCCGAAGGGCAAAGCTGCAGGCGCATTCCCTCGTAGCGAATTTTGCCCAGCATGATCTCATTGATGCGGTCGCAAAGTCGGTCGATTTCCCCTTCTGATAATATCACACCCAGCCGAACATAACCAATCTCTTCCAGTTCCTGCCATTCGGCTCCGGTCAGTTCAGAGTTCTGTCTGAGGTTTGTACCAGTCATTGCCATTGGGATATCCTCTCTATACCTGTGAAGCAACCTCATCGAGGGCATTTCCAACCGATAGAATCAAACCGTCGATGTGCTCGTCCTGA
The sequence above is drawn from the Gemmatimonadota bacterium genome and encodes:
- a CDS encoding phytanoyl-CoA dioxygenase family protein, with amino-acid sequence MAMTGTNLRQNSELTGAEWQELEEIGYVRLGVILSEGEIDRLCDRINEIMLGKIRYEGMRLQLCPSASGAEGMTGFTARHKGSSLKYRKIQELEMDPLFLKYIQHPLFRHITRKKIGEKVGVFRSMFFNKPAEGGVPLVWHQDGRSWNLSIPEEITIYTALDPQTRENGCLTVIPYSHKECPIHTVDREDDIQKYAPEEKRAYMEMDKGEVILFKTKLLHSSLVNTTNRPRRAFSIAFIHGDACQTASGERYPQVFPTYRAAKKNQASVKALSD